Proteins from a genomic interval of uncultured Flavobacterium sp.:
- a CDS encoding TraR/DksA C4-type zinc finger protein translates to MIDEITRYSDADLAEFKEIIQVKIQKAQADLDLIKSAYMNDLNNGTDDTSPTFKAFEEGSETMSKEANSQLAIRQEKFIRDLKNALFRVENKTYGICKVTGKLISKERLKIVPHATMSIEAKNLQR, encoded by the coding sequence ATGATAGATGAAATTACAAGATACTCTGATGCTGACTTAGCAGAGTTCAAAGAAATAATTCAAGTTAAAATACAAAAAGCACAAGCCGATCTGGATTTAATAAAAAGTGCTTACATGAATGACTTGAATAACGGAACAGATGATACTTCTCCAACTTTTAAAGCATTTGAAGAAGGAAGCGAAACAATGTCTAAAGAAGCAAACTCACAGTTAGCAATCAGACAAGAGAAGTTTATACGCGATCTAAAAAACGCATTATTCCGTGTTGAGAACAAAACATATGGTATTTGCAAAGTAACAGGTAAATTAATTAGCAAAGAAAGGCTTAAAATCGTTCCTCACGCTACAATGAGTATCGAAGCTAAAAATTTGCAACGATAA
- a CDS encoding lipoprotein signal peptidase: MSLRKAYFLIFLVLIVDQLSKIYVKTNFVLGEEVVIADWFRIHFIENEGMAWGTKIPGEYGKLILTVFRIFAVVGIGFWLADAIKKRHSTYLIVAIALIFAGAAGNIIDSVFYGVIFDDSTHSLATFFSPTPYGSWFHGLVVDMFYFPIWEGNLPTWLPFFGGKHFAFFNAIFNVADMAISTGVGILLVFNKRAFPKTT, translated from the coding sequence ATGTCATTACGAAAAGCGTATTTCCTTATATTCTTAGTTTTAATTGTTGATCAACTTTCGAAAATCTATGTAAAAACAAATTTTGTTTTAGGTGAAGAAGTTGTTATTGCTGATTGGTTTAGAATTCATTTTATTGAAAATGAAGGAATGGCCTGGGGAACTAAGATTCCCGGAGAATACGGAAAATTGATTTTGACCGTTTTTAGAATTTTTGCCGTAGTCGGAATTGGATTCTGGTTAGCTGATGCTATAAAAAAACGTCATTCTACTTATTTAATCGTTGCTATTGCATTAATCTTTGCCGGTGCTGCCGGAAATATTATTGATTCTGTTTTTTACGGAGTGATTTTCGATGACAGCACACATAGCCTGGCGACATTTTTTTCGCCAACTCCATACGGTTCATGGTTTCATGGATTAGTTGTAGATATGTTTTATTTCCCTATTTGGGAAGGAAATCTTCCAACATGGTTACCGTTTTTTGGAGGTAAGCATTTTGCATTCTTTAATGCTATTTTTAATGTGGCCGATATGGCGATTTCAACAGGAGTTGGAATCTTGCTGGTTTTTAATAAAAGAGCATTCCCAAAAACGACATGA
- a CDS encoding ATP-binding cassette domain-containing protein, protein MKKHILEVSGVQKRFDGKVVLSDVYLKCETSDIIGLFGRNGSGKSTLLKIIFGIVSAPGKCIRIDGVSKNNSDNLSNEISYLHQEQYIPNHLSVKKAILLSIDKLNTDSFCEDEFIQSFLEKKISHLSSGELRYLEIKIVLFNPAKFILLDEPYNGLSPVMVDVVNEMIKANSLKKGIIITDHNYQSIIKIATQLILIKEGKTHFLKEKTELVNKGYLTTSSFL, encoded by the coding sequence TTGAAAAAACATATTCTTGAAGTTAGTGGAGTTCAAAAAAGATTTGATGGAAAAGTAGTGCTTTCTGATGTTTATCTAAAATGCGAAACTTCGGATATTATTGGTTTGTTTGGCAGAAATGGTTCAGGAAAATCAACTTTGCTGAAGATCATTTTTGGTATTGTTTCAGCTCCGGGAAAATGCATAAGAATTGATGGCGTTTCAAAAAACAATTCAGACAATTTGTCAAATGAAATTAGTTATTTGCATCAAGAGCAATATATTCCCAATCATTTATCGGTAAAGAAAGCGATTCTGTTGTCGATTGATAAACTAAATACAGATAGTTTTTGTGAAGATGAATTTATCCAATCTTTTTTGGAGAAAAAAATAAGCCATTTATCAAGCGGAGAGCTCCGTTATCTGGAAATTAAAATCGTACTCTTTAATCCTGCAAAATTCATTTTACTTGATGAACCTTACAATGGATTGTCTCCTGTAATGGTGGATGTTGTAAATGAAATGATTAAAGCAAATTCACTTAAAAAGGGAATTATTATTACAGATCATAATTATCAAAGCATAATCAAAATTGCGACTCAACTAATTTTGATTAAGGAAGGCAAGACTCATTTTTTGAAGGAAAAAACCGAGCTTGTAAATAAAGGCTACCTTACAACCTCATCTTTTTTGTAA
- a CDS encoding UvrD-helicase domain-containing protein, producing the protein MQSPSFSIYDASAGSGKTYTLVKEYLKIILSSPKNDAYRNILAITFTNKAVHEMKSRIVGSLSEFAKDEPSAKAVDLMEDLSRDTGLSIIKIKTKSQSIIKHLIHNYAAFDISTIDKFTHKVIRAFAHDLNLPMTFEVTLDTENLLIEAVDAIIAQAGQDETLTKLLIDFTMEKTDDDKSWDVSREILETGRLVLNENNRNEILHFQDKSIEEFVEIKKKMLVLCKDLESENENFATEALSLIDKNGIDLKSFSRGTFPNHLESIRDGKFNPRNKTFHEFDDIAINKTAKDRALIENIIPELLQTLEKIYKNFEKRDFYKAFLKNITPLSLLNTVSNELAKIQSEQNILSISEFNAIIHREIQNQPAPFIYERLGERYRHFFIDEFQDTSEMQWQNLIPLIDNSLSGLDDYGNKGTLMIVGDPKQSIYRWRGGKAEQFIELSKDVNPFNNPDKEIRHLDTNYRSYSEVIAFNNAFFKLLSTEFSNEDYKDLYENHSFQNSNSKKGGYVNISFLPIIEKNDAGEEEEVVEKSDLYVLATLNTIQKVIREGFEYKDIVILTRKRDQGIAIANYLTEQNIPLLSSETLMIQNATEVRLIVYLLKYLNNNADLESKANFLHFLATHKETNMPIHDFIAMGMAKKFEADFEKWLLTFDVSLSFENVRKKSLYEAVEIIISKFVLPSEGNAYIQFFLDIVLERDIRNQAGIADFLYFWDKNGERFSIPSPEGNNAVRIMTIHKSKGLEFPVVIMPFAEEDYSRKPKDKLWLDTEDVDLGVPKALIDNSSAVEGFGESASVVFNLKKQEELLDNINVLYVALTRAEEQLYVISQSLKERKDGEFPNNMASFFIKYLINEGVYDSEKLEYDFGNKARLSVLGKSVDLVKPIPIVSEVLNPKNIKIAQREALMWGTHQQEAISYGNVVHEILAFVKDKSDVDLAVTKALENGLIKVDQVDQVLKTLTEIVNHSELSFCFDGNYSILNEQTIVQKEGKILKPDRIVLTKNNEAYLLDYKTGVANSKYAQQLQEYQDAIEDLGYKVLKKALVYIGSEIDVVNL; encoded by the coding sequence ATGCAAAGTCCGTCTTTCTCTATATATGATGCATCGGCAGGCTCAGGAAAAACCTATACTTTGGTTAAAGAATATCTTAAAATTATTCTTTCTTCTCCAAAAAACGACGCTTATCGAAATATTCTGGCGATAACTTTTACCAATAAAGCAGTTCATGAAATGAAAAGCCGTATTGTTGGGAGCTTGTCTGAATTTGCAAAAGATGAGCCTTCTGCTAAGGCAGTTGATTTAATGGAGGATTTGTCTCGTGATACAGGACTTTCTATAATTAAAATTAAAACAAAATCTCAAAGTATTATCAAGCATCTTATTCATAATTATGCTGCTTTTGATATTTCTACTATTGATAAATTTACACATAAAGTAATACGTGCTTTTGCACACGATCTAAATTTGCCAATGACTTTTGAGGTTACATTGGATACTGAGAATTTATTGATCGAGGCTGTTGATGCAATTATTGCTCAGGCTGGACAAGATGAAACTTTGACGAAATTGTTGATCGATTTCACAATGGAGAAAACAGACGACGATAAAAGTTGGGATGTTTCGCGTGAGATTCTGGAAACTGGGAGATTGGTTTTGAATGAAAATAATCGAAATGAGATTTTGCATTTTCAAGACAAATCGATTGAAGAGTTTGTCGAGATAAAAAAGAAAATGCTTGTTTTGTGTAAAGATCTGGAATCTGAAAATGAAAATTTTGCCACAGAAGCACTTTCTCTAATTGATAAAAATGGTATTGACTTAAAATCATTTTCTAGAGGAACTTTTCCGAATCATTTAGAAAGTATTCGTGATGGAAAATTTAATCCTCGCAATAAAACCTTTCATGAATTCGACGATATTGCGATTAATAAAACGGCTAAAGATAGAGCTTTAATCGAAAATATAATTCCAGAGCTACTTCAAACTCTGGAGAAAATCTATAAAAATTTTGAAAAGAGAGATTTTTACAAAGCCTTTCTAAAAAACATAACACCACTTTCACTCCTTAATACAGTAAGTAATGAGTTGGCTAAAATTCAATCAGAACAAAATATCTTGTCAATATCTGAATTTAATGCGATAATCCATCGTGAAATTCAAAATCAGCCTGCGCCTTTTATTTATGAACGTTTGGGTGAGCGATATCGTCATTTCTTTATCGATGAATTTCAGGATACTTCCGAAATGCAATGGCAGAACTTGATTCCGTTGATTGACAATTCACTTTCCGGTTTAGATGATTACGGAAATAAAGGGACTTTAATGATTGTTGGAGATCCAAAACAATCTATTTATCGTTGGCGCGGAGGGAAAGCAGAGCAATTTATCGAGTTAAGTAAAGATGTAAATCCGTTTAATAATCCCGATAAAGAAATTAGACATTTAGATACAAATTATAGAAGTTATAGTGAAGTTATTGCTTTTAATAACGCCTTCTTTAAACTGCTTTCAACGGAATTCTCAAATGAAGATTATAAAGATTTATATGAAAATCATAGTTTTCAGAACTCAAATTCAAAAAAAGGTGGTTATGTAAATATTTCTTTTCTTCCAATAATTGAGAAAAATGACGCTGGTGAGGAAGAAGAAGTGGTTGAGAAGTCAGATTTGTATGTTTTAGCAACTCTGAATACCATTCAAAAAGTGATTCGCGAAGGTTTCGAGTATAAAGACATCGTGATTTTGACTCGAAAAAGAGATCAGGGAATCGCAATTGCAAATTATTTGACAGAACAAAATATTCCGCTTTTGTCCTCAGAAACCTTAATGATTCAAAATGCGACAGAAGTTCGTTTGATTGTTTATTTACTGAAGTACCTAAATAATAATGCTGATTTAGAATCGAAAGCTAATTTTTTGCATTTCCTGGCGACTCACAAAGAAACGAATATGCCAATTCATGATTTTATCGCAATGGGAATGGCAAAGAAATTTGAAGCTGATTTTGAAAAATGGCTTTTAACTTTTGATGTTTCGCTTTCTTTTGAAAATGTTCGTAAAAAATCATTGTACGAAGCCGTTGAAATTATTATTTCAAAGTTTGTGCTTCCGTCAGAAGGTAATGCGTATATTCAGTTTTTCCTTGATATTGTTCTGGAAAGAGATATTAGAAATCAAGCCGGAATTGCTGATTTTTTATATTTTTGGGATAAAAACGGAGAGCGGTTTAGTATTCCTTCTCCGGAAGGAAACAATGCAGTGCGAATTATGACGATTCATAAGTCCAAAGGTTTAGAATTTCCAGTGGTTATTATGCCTTTTGCAGAAGAGGATTATAGCCGAAAACCAAAGGATAAATTATGGTTGGATACAGAAGACGTTGATTTAGGTGTTCCGAAGGCTTTAATTGATAATAGTAGCGCAGTTGAAGGTTTTGGTGAAAGTGCTTCGGTTGTTTTTAATCTTAAAAAACAAGAAGAGTTGCTTGATAATATCAATGTTTTGTATGTCGCGCTAACCCGCGCGGAAGAACAGTTGTATGTTATTTCTCAATCTTTAAAAGAAAGAAAAGATGGAGAGTTTCCGAATAATATGGCTTCTTTTTTTATTAAATATTTGATTAATGAAGGAGTTTATGATTCTGAAAAGTTAGAATATGATTTTGGGAATAAAGCCAGACTCTCGGTTCTTGGTAAATCTGTTGATTTAGTAAAACCAATTCCGATAGTGTCAGAAGTTTTAAATCCAAAGAATATAAAGATTGCTCAGCGAGAAGCTTTAATGTGGGGAACGCATCAACAAGAAGCAATATCTTATGGTAATGTTGTGCATGAGATTTTGGCCTTTGTTAAAGATAAATCAGATGTTGATTTAGCAGTTACGAAAGCCCTTGAGAACGGTTTGATTAAAGTTGATCAGGTAGATCAGGTTTTAAAAACGTTGACAGAAATTGTAAATCATTCTGAATTGAGTTTTTGTTTTGATGGAAATTATTCGATTTTAAACGAACAAACAATAGTTCAAAAGGAAGGAAAGATTTTGAAACCAGACCGAATTGTTCTAACTAAGAATAATGAAGCTTATCTTTTGGATTATAAAACAGGAGTGGCTAATTCTAAATATGCACAGCAACTTCAGGAATATCAAGATGCTATTGAAGATTTAGGTTATAAAGTGTTAAAAAAGGCTTTGGTATACATAGGATCAGAAATCGATGTAGTAAATTTGTGA
- a CDS encoding PD-(D/E)XK nuclease family protein — protein sequence MINTSFLEKIAAVVIQDYSAKLADTTIILPNKRAKVFLIEALKNETKKTILAPEIVSIEDFVQDVASIRSVDSIELLFEFYEVYLSVTEKQHQQSFELFANWAKTLLQDFNEIDRYLLEPSHVLSYLKDIEDIKKWGIEVEDKTKLLENYIDFWKLLPLYYDSLYNHLLNKAIGYQGLIYREAVNNLNHFSNTISNRTFVFAGFNALNAAEERIVQHLLALDQAKIYWDVDQTFLNDPYHDAGLFVRRFKESWKHYKSNPFEWIVDDFSQSKNIQVIGTPKTIGQAKLAGSIIENIINNDPSTSLDKVAIVLGEENLLMPVLYSLPASVGALNITMGYSGKNNPSQILIAKLFKMHTNALSRKGDSYVFYYKDVLDVLTHPLIEPYANAGNLVRIIKENNYTFITHNRIIELNSNPTTLFGLLFLKWENGSMAVLENISALLLLIKENFSNDNEEEKIAKAFVFSVFKVINKLINYYSQHHYIDNIDTLHAIYKQIIDVAEVSFEGEPLHGLQIMGVLESRVLDFDTVIVTSMNEGKFPAGKSQNSFIPYDVKRELGLPTFKEKDAIYTYHFYHLLQRAKNIYLIYNTENDGLDAGERSRFITQLEVEKQSKHNLTFDIYNPVLPTTAYQPMIIPKSEAVMERLKEIAIAGFSPSALTSYIRNPIDFYFQKILRIREVEEVEENIALNTLGTIIHETLKALYDPFVGKFISETDISNCFKLLDDEVLKQFKLVYKEGEIKKGRNLLAFEVAKRNVSNFLKMELEEVKNGEVIKIIALEKTFERELNHPGLPFPVLIKGNVDRIELRNGKIRIIDYKTGKVEKTNVILKSWNGLTQEIKNDKIIQVLAYAFMFEDEAGDVPIEVGIISFKNLKSGFLPFGFKEEKEVNMTVGKEILNNYLEEIVLLLKEIFDVHIPFEEKTD from the coding sequence ATGATAAATACTTCTTTTCTCGAAAAAATTGCTGCTGTCGTAATTCAGGATTATTCGGCTAAACTTGCTGACACAACGATCATTTTGCCAAACAAGAGAGCTAAAGTTTTTTTAATAGAAGCATTAAAAAATGAAACTAAAAAAACGATTCTTGCTCCTGAAATTGTTAGTATTGAAGATTTTGTGCAAGACGTAGCATCAATTAGATCAGTAGATTCGATTGAACTTTTATTTGAATTCTACGAAGTTTATTTATCTGTTACCGAAAAACAGCACCAACAATCATTTGAGTTGTTTGCAAATTGGGCTAAAACCCTTTTGCAAGATTTTAATGAGATAGATCGTTATCTTTTAGAACCTTCACATGTTTTATCTTACTTAAAAGACATAGAAGATATTAAAAAGTGGGGTATCGAGGTCGAAGATAAAACCAAGCTTCTGGAAAATTATATTGACTTCTGGAAACTTCTGCCTTTGTATTACGATTCACTATATAATCATTTGCTGAATAAAGCAATTGGTTATCAAGGTTTGATTTATAGAGAAGCTGTAAACAATTTGAATCACTTTTCAAATACTATTTCAAATAGGACTTTTGTTTTTGCTGGATTTAACGCTTTAAATGCCGCTGAAGAAAGAATTGTCCAACATCTTTTGGCATTGGATCAGGCAAAGATTTATTGGGATGTCGATCAAACTTTTCTAAACGATCCTTATCATGATGCAGGTCTTTTTGTTCGTCGTTTTAAAGAAAGTTGGAAACATTATAAATCAAATCCTTTTGAGTGGATTGTTGATGATTTTTCGCAATCTAAAAACATTCAGGTTATAGGAACTCCAAAAACTATTGGCCAGGCAAAATTGGCGGGAAGTATTATTGAGAATATAATCAATAATGATCCTTCAACATCTCTTGATAAGGTGGCTATTGTACTTGGAGAAGAGAATTTATTGATGCCGGTTTTGTATAGTTTACCAGCTTCGGTTGGAGCGTTGAATATAACAATGGGATATTCAGGAAAAAATAATCCATCTCAAATATTGATTGCAAAGTTATTTAAAATGCATACTAATGCACTTTCTCGAAAAGGCGACAGTTATGTTTTTTATTATAAAGATGTGCTTGATGTTTTAACGCATCCTTTGATAGAACCTTATGCAAATGCAGGTAATTTGGTGAGGATTATAAAGGAGAACAACTACACCTTTATTACTCATAATCGAATTATAGAACTTAATTCAAATCCTACGACTTTGTTTGGTTTATTATTCCTGAAATGGGAGAATGGATCAATGGCAGTTTTAGAAAATATTTCGGCACTTTTACTTTTGATAAAAGAAAATTTCAGTAATGACAATGAAGAAGAGAAAATTGCGAAAGCTTTTGTTTTTTCTGTTTTTAAAGTGATTAATAAACTGATTAATTATTATTCACAACATCATTATATTGATAATATTGATACGTTGCATGCTATCTACAAACAAATTATTGATGTAGCCGAAGTTTCGTTTGAGGGTGAACCTTTGCATGGATTACAGATTATGGGAGTTCTAGAAAGTCGTGTTCTTGATTTTGATACCGTTATTGTTACGTCAATGAATGAGGGGAAATTTCCAGCCGGAAAATCTCAAAATTCATTTATACCTTATGATGTAAAACGAGAATTAGGTTTGCCAACTTTTAAAGAGAAAGATGCTATTTATACCTATCACTTTTATCATTTGTTGCAAAGAGCTAAAAATATTTACCTGATTTATAATACTGAAAATGATGGATTAGATGCTGGAGAGCGCAGTCGTTTTATCACACAGTTGGAAGTTGAAAAGCAATCGAAACACAATCTTACTTTTGATATTTACAATCCGGTTTTACCAACAACGGCATATCAGCCTATGATAATTCCAAAGTCAGAGGCGGTGATGGAACGTTTAAAAGAAATCGCTATTGCAGGTTTTTCTCCTTCGGCATTGACGAGTTATATCAGGAATCCGATCGATTTTTATTTTCAAAAAATACTTAGAATTCGGGAAGTTGAAGAGGTTGAAGAAAATATTGCCTTAAACACTTTGGGAACTATAATTCACGAAACGTTAAAAGCTTTGTATGATCCTTTTGTTGGGAAGTTTATTTCTGAAACTGATATTTCAAATTGTTTTAAGTTGTTGGATGATGAAGTTTTGAAACAGTTTAAATTGGTTTATAAAGAAGGAGAAATTAAGAAAGGGCGTAATCTTTTGGCTTTTGAAGTTGCAAAACGAAATGTTTCTAATTTTTTAAAAATGGAATTAGAGGAAGTTAAGAACGGAGAAGTAATTAAAATTATAGCTTTAGAAAAAACTTTCGAACGGGAACTAAATCATCCAGGTTTGCCGTTTCCGGTTCTAATAAAAGGAAATGTTGATAGAATTGAGTTGCGTAATGGGAAAATAAGAATAATCGATTATAAGACAGGAAAAGTAGAAAAGACGAATGTAATATTGAAATCATGGAACGGATTAACTCAGGAGATTAAAAACGATAAAATAATTCAGGTTCTGGCATATGCTTTTATGTTTGAGGATGAAGCGGGAGATGTTCCTATTGAAGTTGGAATTATTTCGTTTAAAAATCTAAAATCAGGATTTTTACCTTTTGGTTTTAAAGAAGAAAAAGAAGTGAACATGACGGTTGGAAAAGAAATTTTAAACAATTATCTTGAAGAAATTGTATTATTGTTAAAGGAAATCTTTGATGTACATATTCCATTTGAAGAAAAAACAGATTGA
- the kbl gene encoding glycine C-acetyltransferase: MYDKIKEHLQSELQTIEENGIFKKERIITSAQDAEITISTGEKVLNFCANNYLGLSSHPEVIQAAKDAMDTHGFGMSSVRFICGTQDIHKTLEKKIADFYGTEDTILYAAAFDANGGVFEPLLGENDAIISDSLNHASIIDGVRLCKAARYRYENSNMEDLEQQLIKANEAGARFKLIVTDGVFSMDGLVAPLDKICDLADKYDAMVMVDECHAAGFIGATGKGTLEAKGVMGRVDIITGTLGKALGGAMGGYTTAKKEIIELLRQRSRPYLFSNSLAPAIVGASIKVFELLEKDTTLRDKLEWNTNYFKEGMKKAGFDIIDGDSAIVPVMLYDAKLSQTMANELLKQGIYVIGFFFPVVPKEKARIRVQLSAAHSKEHLDKAISAFIVVGQMLKVI, encoded by the coding sequence ATGTACGATAAAATTAAAGAGCATTTGCAAAGTGAGTTGCAAACTATTGAAGAAAATGGAATTTTTAAAAAAGAACGTATTATAACATCTGCGCAAGATGCTGAAATCACGATTTCTACAGGAGAAAAGGTTTTGAACTTTTGTGCGAACAATTATTTAGGACTTTCTTCTCATCCAGAAGTGATTCAGGCAGCGAAAGATGCTATGGATACACATGGTTTCGGGATGTCGTCAGTTCGATTTATCTGCGGAACACAAGATATTCATAAAACTTTAGAGAAAAAGATTGCTGATTTTTACGGTACAGAAGATACTATTCTTTATGCGGCGGCTTTTGATGCGAATGGTGGAGTTTTTGAACCTTTATTGGGGGAGAATGACGCAATTATTTCAGATAGTTTAAATCATGCTTCTATTATAGATGGTGTTCGTTTATGTAAAGCGGCTCGTTATCGCTATGAAAATAGTAACATGGAGGATTTGGAGCAACAGTTAATTAAAGCTAATGAAGCAGGAGCACGTTTTAAATTAATTGTTACTGATGGGGTTTTCTCTATGGATGGCCTTGTGGCGCCTTTAGATAAAATTTGCGATTTAGCTGATAAATATGATGCGATGGTAATGGTTGACGAATGCCATGCTGCCGGATTTATTGGGGCAACTGGAAAAGGTACGCTTGAAGCAAAAGGCGTGATGGGTAGAGTTGATATTATAACAGGAACCCTCGGTAAAGCTTTGGGTGGCGCAATGGGAGGTTATACAACCGCAAAGAAAGAAATTATTGAATTGCTGCGTCAACGCTCTAGGCCATATTTATTTTCGAACTCATTGGCGCCAGCAATTGTGGGTGCTTCTATTAAGGTCTTTGAGCTTTTAGAAAAAGATACTACATTAAGAGATAAATTAGAGTGGAATACAAACTACTTTAAAGAAGGAATGAAAAAAGCCGGATTTGATATTATTGATGGAGACTCGGCAATTGTTCCGGTTATGTTATATGATGCAAAATTGTCACAAACGATGGCAAATGAACTTTTGAAACAAGGGATTTATGTAATTGGATTCTTCTTTCCTGTGGTGCCAAAAGAAAAAGCAAGGATCAGGGTGCAATTATCGGCTGCGCATTCTAAAGAGCACCTAGACAAGGCTATAAGTGCTTTTATAGTTGTCGGACAAATGTTAAAAGTTATATAA
- a CDS encoding OmpA family protein, with translation MKHLNKLLVAVMMVMGLSSHAQDSNNPWAISFGVNAVDTRTSSGAGHGFFDQHFSQPFAVKDNWNILPSLSYIGVNRYVGHGFSVGLQGSVNKIDKLVTFAPTAPGHDSRGNVVTNPGDLMYYGIDATVKYSFQELIKSKIIDPSLSVGGGYTFFGDNSFGTVNPGAGVTFWFTDAIGLELATKYKWAVANNEDKPLDRSVFQHTAGLVFKFGGKDTDGDGIYDKDDACPDVAGLKQFNGCPDTDGDGIVDASDACPDVFGLAALNGCPDTDGDGIADKDDACPDVAGLAALKGCPDTDGDGIADKDDKCPTVAGPKENGGCPVLDADKDGVADKDDDCPTVYGPASNRGCPEVTTEALEDLKVQARAVYFNSGKATFKTGDKETPARLDAIKEILKNYPNAKFSIEGHTDSTGSPKLNQKLSEDRAAAVMNALIERGVNPENLVSKGFGSSQPIGSNKTAAGKAQNRRTEIRHIGSKYQGKI, from the coding sequence ATGAAACATCTTAACAAACTTTTAGTTGCTGTGATGATGGTGATGGGTTTAAGTTCTCACGCACAAGACAGTAACAATCCATGGGCTATCTCATTTGGAGTTAATGCAGTTGATACAAGAACCAGTTCTGGTGCAGGACACGGTTTCTTTGATCAACATTTTTCTCAGCCATTCGCTGTAAAAGACAACTGGAATATCCTTCCTTCTTTATCTTACATTGGTGTAAATAGATATGTTGGACATGGTTTTTCTGTTGGTTTACAAGGATCTGTAAACAAAATTGATAAATTGGTTACTTTTGCTCCAACTGCTCCAGGGCACGATAGTAGAGGTAATGTTGTAACTAATCCTGGAGATTTGATGTATTATGGTATTGATGCTACTGTAAAGTATAGCTTCCAAGAATTAATCAAATCTAAAATTATTGATCCTTCGTTATCTGTTGGTGGAGGTTATACTTTCTTCGGAGATAACAGTTTTGGAACTGTTAACCCAGGTGCTGGTGTTACTTTCTGGTTCACAGATGCTATTGGTCTTGAACTAGCTACAAAATACAAATGGGCTGTAGCTAATAATGAAGATAAGCCTCTTGACAGATCTGTTTTTCAACACACTGCTGGTCTAGTTTTCAAATTCGGAGGTAAAGATACTGACGGAGACGGAATCTACGATAAAGACGATGCTTGTCCAGATGTTGCTGGTTTAAAACAATTCAACGGATGTCCTGATACTGATGGAGACGGAATCGTTGACGCTAGTGATGCTTGTCCAGATGTATTTGGTTTAGCTGCATTAAACGGATGTCCTGATACTGACGGAGACGGAATTGCTGATAAAGATGATGCTTGTCCAGATGTTGCTGGTTTAGCTGCTTTAAAAGGTTGTCCTGATACTGACGGTGATGGTATCGCTGACAAAGATGACAAATGTCCTACAGTTGCTGGTCCTAAAGAAAATGGTGGTTGTCCTGTATTAGACGCTGACAAAGATGGTGTTGCTGATAAAGATGATGATTGTCCTACAGTTTACGGTCCTGCTAGCAATAGAGGTTGTCCAGAAGTTACTACTGAAGCTTTAGAAGATCTTAAAGTTCAAGCAAGAGCGGTTTACTTTAACTCAGGTAAAGCTACTTTCAAAACAGGAGATAAAGAAACTCCAGCTAGATTAGATGCAATTAAAGAAATCCTTAAAAACTATCCAAACGCGAAATTCTCTATTGAAGGACACACTGATAGTACAGGTTCTCCTAAATTGAATCAAAAACTTTCTGAAGACAGAGCTGCTGCTGTAATGAATGCTTTAATTGAAAGAGGTGTTAATCCAGAGAACTTAGTTTCTAAAGGATTTGGTTCTTCTCAACCAATTGGAAGCAACAAAACTGCTGCTGGTAAAGCACAAAACAGAAGAACAGAAATTAGACACATTGGTTCTAAATACCAAGGTAAAATCTAA